The Corynebacterium suranareeae genome window below encodes:
- a CDS encoding metallophosphoesterase family protein — protein MSRTLWAVSDLHVTFAQNQKTVDALQPHNPGDWLIVAGDVAEKIPDVVRVLSGLAARFDTVIWVPGNHELFNRKTDRINGKARYRALVGQLRALGVITPEDPYPVFGGVTICPLFTLYDYSFRPLGFTAKQAVAQAKVKLDDELAIAPYVDIPQWCAERLSYTEDRLKATKGPKVLVNHWPLVIEPTHRLFEKDIALWCGTTATRDWAVRFNAVMAIHGHLHIPAETRVDGISHVEVSLGYPFEKHPPHLKRPWPFPVMQIN, from the coding sequence ATGTCCCGCACTTTGTGGGCGGTCAGTGATCTTCATGTAACTTTCGCCCAAAACCAAAAAACCGTTGATGCACTCCAGCCCCATAATCCAGGTGATTGGCTGATCGTTGCCGGAGATGTAGCCGAAAAAATCCCTGATGTGGTGCGGGTGTTGTCAGGGTTAGCTGCACGCTTTGACACTGTCATTTGGGTTCCCGGAAACCATGAGTTATTCAACCGGAAAACTGATCGCATCAACGGCAAAGCTCGATACCGCGCATTGGTTGGTCAGCTTCGAGCGCTAGGTGTCATCACCCCCGAAGATCCCTACCCCGTCTTTGGCGGAGTCACTATTTGCCCACTGTTCACGCTTTACGATTACTCTTTCCGCCCCCTTGGCTTCACCGCAAAACAGGCCGTGGCTCAAGCAAAAGTGAAACTCGACGACGAGCTAGCTATTGCCCCTTACGTTGATATCCCACAGTGGTGTGCCGAACGACTCTCCTACACAGAAGATCGACTCAAAGCCACCAAGGGGCCAAAAGTCCTGGTCAATCACTGGCCACTTGTTATCGAACCCACCCACCGCCTCTTTGAAAAAGACATCGCCTTATGGTGTGGCACCACCGCCACCAGAGACTGGGCAGTGCGCTTTAATGCAGTGATGGCGATCCATGGACACCTGCATATTCCTGCTGAAACTCGAGTAGATGGAATAAGCCATGTGGAGGTGTCTTTGGGGTACCCCTTTGAAAAGCATCCACCACATTTAAAGAGGCCATGGCCTTTTCCGGTCATGCAGATCAACTAA
- a CDS encoding FadR/GntR family transcriptional regulator, producing MSVKAHESVMDWVTEELRSGRLKLGDHLPSERSLSETLGVSRSSLREALRVLEALGTISTATGSGPRSGTIITAAPGQALSLSVTLQLITDQVGHHDIYETRQLLEGWSALHSNPERGDWAAAEALLEKMDDPSLPLEDFLLFDAEFHVVLSKGAENPLITTLMEALRLSVSDHTVARARALPNWSETSARLQKEHRAILKALRAGESVHAAELIKKHIEGYYEETAAAKA from the coding sequence ATGAGTGTGAAAGCACATGAATCTGTCATGGATTGGGTCACCGAGGAGCTCCGCAGCGGGCGGCTAAAACTCGGCGACCATCTCCCCAGCGAACGTTCCCTGTCTGAAACCCTTGGTGTTTCCCGGAGTTCGCTGCGGGAGGCACTTCGTGTGCTTGAAGCGCTCGGCACGATTTCTACCGCCACTGGTTCCGGGCCACGTTCCGGCACGATTATCACCGCGGCCCCTGGCCAGGCTCTTTCCTTGTCTGTGACTTTGCAATTGATCACAGACCAGGTCGGCCATCACGATATTTACGAAACCCGCCAGCTCCTCGAGGGCTGGTCCGCGCTGCATTCCAACCCCGAGCGCGGCGACTGGGCTGCCGCTGAAGCTTTGCTGGAAAAGATGGACGACCCCAGCCTTCCGCTGGAAGATTTTTTGCTTTTCGACGCCGAATTCCACGTTGTTTTATCAAAAGGCGCAGAAAACCCGCTGATCACCACTTTGATGGAAGCCCTTCGACTCTCCGTGTCTGATCACACTGTTGCCCGCGCGCGTGCCCTTCCCAATTGGTCTGAAACGTCAGCGCGTTTACAAAAAGAACACCGCGCAATTTTGAAGGCACTGCGTGCTGGTGAATCTGTACACGCAGCCGAGTTGATTAAAAAACACATCGAAGGCTACTACGAAGAAACCGCTGCAGCGAAGGCCTAA